The genomic segment AAAACGGGTGGAAAAGTGAATAAATACACAGGGTTGAACTTTCGTTTTCCAAAAGTTGAAGTTTTGCGCTCTAAAAGTTGAACTTTTACAGCCTGAAAGTTGAACTTTTGCAAGCTAAAAGTTCAACTTTTGGAAAGCACTTCTTAACAGGTTGGGAATCAATGGTTTACGAAATGCATTCCCAAACCTGTGCCTGTGTATAAATATACAATTGCAGCAAGGCGCTGAATGAGTTGTCAGGACGGCAACAAGAATCGTCGGATTTGCGTCGAATCGTGAGATTTGAGTGGTCAAACGCCGAAGTTCGAGAGGTTTTCTCCGAGCGATTCCATATTCTTCAGAGCGTCCATAAGCACTTTCTTCACTTCGTCTTTATCGGCGGTGTAAACCTTTCCGAAGGCACCGATTGTGGCGCGCTTGTTCTCGTCGGTCTTGAGGTTGCAGGTGGAGAATACGAAATAATTGTTGTAGTCCAGCAGTTCGTTGGAGACGTTCTCAATGATTCTCGGCACGACCTTGTCGTAAACAGCGTCAAGTTCAAAGCCAGATGTGTTTTTGGTCTTGAGTGTCTCTTTGATAGCCTCACTCAGAATGCCCGACAGTTCCTTTTGATGCGTTTCCTTCGAGGGATTGGTCAGTGCTGCCGCGCCGACAGCCAGTGCGAGCACTATCAGTGCGATGAGGAGCGTAATCATGCAACCCGATTTCTTTTTCTTCTTGGGAGCAGAAACCTGTGACGGCACTGCCTGTGCTTGCCTGATGAAGGGGCGCAACTCGTCGAGCGAACCTGCCGGTTGCCAGTCAACCATGTTTTCAGTCCACACAAGCGTGTCGGCGGTGATGCCTTTCTGAGCCAGTTCCTCTGTGGTGAAAGGTCCCTGGCGTTCGTTGTTCACTGCGATGTAATATTTCATATTTGTAAAGATTAAATACGGGGCGAAGGTAATAAAAAATCGGGAAATGACAAAATATTGAAATGAATATCGTGAATTCTTCAAAAAAACCATTTCAAAATATGATTATATGTATTTTTTTTATTACTTTTGCATGGGAAAAGCGGAACTCCTTCGGGAACCGCTGAAAAAATGAAAAACCGAAAAGGAAAGAATCAATGTTTGAGAACTTAAGTGACAGACTGGAGCGCTCCTTTAAAATACTTAAGGGAGAAGGAAAGATTACTGAGATAAATGTAGCCGAGACGCTGAAGGACGTGCGTCGGGCGTTGGTGGATGCCGACGTCAACTACAAAGTGGCGCGCGACTTTACCGACCGGGTGAAGGAGAAGGCGCTGGGAATGAACGTGCTGACGGCTGTGAAGCCGGGACAGCTGATGGTGAAACTCGTTCATGACGAGCTTGCCCAGCTGATGGGTGGCGAAGCCGTCGGACTGAAATTGGAGAACCGCCCCGCCATCATCCTGATGTCGGGTCTGCAAGGTTCAGGTAAGACGACATTCTCAGGCAAGCTTGCCAACATGCTCAAGACCAAGCAGCACAAGAAGCCGATGCTCGTGGCGTGTGACGTGTATCGCCCGGCAGCCATCGAGCAGCTGAAAGTGGTGGCAGCGCAAATAGATGTGCCCGTCTATTCGGAAGAAGGAAACAAGAATGTTGTCGAGATAGCCCAGCACGCCATTCAGGAAGCAAAAGCGAAAGCCAACGACATCGTCATCATCGACACTGCCGGACGTCTGGCGATTGACGAGGAGATGATGAACGAGATAGAGACGCTGAAAAAGGCAGTCAATCCCGACGAAACACTGTTCGTGGTCGATTCCATGACCGGACAGGATGCGGTGAATACCGCCAAGGAATTCAACAACCGGCTGGATTTTGACGGCGTCATCCTGACAAAGCTTGACGGCGACACGCGAGGCGGAGCAGCCCTGTCTATCCGCACCGTGGTGACGAAACCCATCAAGTTTGTGGGTACGGGCGAGAAGATGGAAGCCATCGACGTGTTCCATCCCGAACGAATGGCAGACCGAATCCTTGGAATGGGCGACATCGTCTCACTCGTGGAGCGTGCCCAGGAGCAGTACGATGAGGAAGAGGCAAAGCGGCTGGAGAAGAAAATCAAGAAAAACCAGTTTGACTTTGAAGACTTCCTGAAGCAGATTCAGCAAATCAAGAAGATGGGAAGTCTGAAAGACCTGGCAGCGATGATTCCCGGCGTGGGGAAATCCATCAAGGACCTGGACATCGATGACAATGCGTTCAAGGGCATTGAAGCCATCATTCAGAGCATGACACCGCACGAGCGCTCGCATCCCGAGGTGCTCAACCAAAGCCGGAAAATGCGCATCGCCAAAGGCTCGGGGACTGATATCCAGGAAGTGAACCGACTGATTAAGCAGTTCGACCAGACCCGGAAAATGATGAAGATGGTTGCCGGCGGCTCGAAAATGAATATGATGAAAAACATGATGAACATGAAAGGCGGAATGCCGAGAATGTAATACAGAATATGGAACTGATTGACGGAAAAGCAACAGCAGCAGCCATCAAGGCTGAAATCTCTGAGGAGGTGAACAACATCGTGGCAGCAGGCGGCAAGCGCCCGCACCTCGCAGCCATCCTGGTGGGACACGACGGCGGCTCAGAGTCATATATGAAAAATAAGGTAATCGCGTGCGAGGCATGTGGGTTCAAGTCATCGCTCATCCGCTTCGAGGAAGACGTGACCGAAGACGAACTGCTGGCAAAGGTGAACGAACTGAACGAGGATGACGACGTGGACGGATTTATCGTGCAGTTGCCGCTGCCTAAGCATATTGACGAGCAGAAAGTCATCATGGCAATCGACTATCGGAAAGACGTGGATGGATTCCATCCCGTCAATGTAGGGCGAATGGCAATCGGACTCCCTTGTTTCATCTCGGCGACACCGCTCGGCATCATCACCCTTCTGAAGAGATGGGGAATAGAGACGTCGGGAAAGAAATGCGTGATACTCGGACGTTCCAATATCGTAGGAAAGCCGATGGCACAGCTGATGATGCAGAAAAACTACGGCGATGCCACGGTGACGGTTTGCCACAGCCATTCAAAAACGCTCAAGGAAGAGTGCCGGCAGGCAGATATCATCATCGCCGCGATAGGACAACCTGATTTTGTGACAGCAGATATGGTCAAGGAAGGTGCCGTCGTGATTGACGTGGGAACGACCCGCGTGCCGGATGCAACCCGCAAGAGCGGCTTCAGGCTTAATGGCGACGTGAAGTTTGACGAAGTGGCAGAGAAATGCTCATACATCACCCCCGTCCCCGGAGGCGTCGGACCGATGACCATCTGTTCACTGATGAAGAATACGCTCGCAGCAGGCAGAAAGGAGTTCTACGGATGACGGCAGAAGAATATTATATCAAAGGAAACGAGTATCGCCAGAAAGGAAACTATCAAGAGGCGCTGAACCACTATCGGGCAGCGATAGAACTCGATGCGGACAGTCCGGCGGTGCACGCCAAGGAGATGCTCGAGAGCATCATGAACTACTATTGCAAAGATTTTTATAACCCTTAAATAAACCAAGACTGTTCTCGGACAGTCGTAAAACTAAAAAGCATTATGAGTAAAATTAAAGGAGCCATTGTGGTAAACACAGACAGGTGTAAAGGATGCTCGCTCTGCGTCGTTGCTTGCCCTCAGGATGTTATTGCCCTGGCAAACAAGGTGAACGTTCACGGTTATCCGTACGTTGAACCAGTCAAACAAGAGGCTTGTGTGGGATGTGCATCATGCGCGATTGTATGTCCCGACGGCTGTATCACGGTTTATCGTAAAAAAATGGAGGACTAACGAATGGCAGAACAAGAAGTAAAATTGATGAAAGGCAACGAAGCGATAGCTCACGCTGCCATCAGATGCGGTTGCGACGGATATTTCGGTTACCCGATTACACCGCAAAGTGAAGTATTGGAAACACTCGCAGAGCTGAAGCCTTGGGAGACGACGGGAATGGTTGTGCTCCAGGCAGAGAGCGAGACGTCTTCCATCAACATGATTTATGGTGCTGCAGGTGCAGGTAAGCGTGCTTTCACCTCTTCATCAAGTCCCGGTATCGCATTGATGCAGGAAGGTATCGCCTACATGGCAGGTGCAGAATTGCCCGGCGTGTTCGTGAATGTACAGCGTGGCGGTCCCGGTCTGGGAACCATCCAGCCCTCACAGGGTGACTACTTCCAGGCAACCCGTGGCGGTGGTAACGGCGACTACTATGTGATAACCCTCTGCCCGAACTCCGTTCAGGAAATGGCAGACTTCATGGATCTTGCCTTCGAACTTGCCTTCAAGTATCGCAACCCGGCAATGATTCTCTCAGACGGAGTCATCGGACAGATGATGGAAAAAGTGATTCTGCCTCCGCAAAAACCTCGTCGTACCGAAGAAGAAATCAAGAAGGAATGCCCGTGGGCAACATTCGGACGCACAAAAGACCGCGAGCCGAACATCATCACCTCTCTTGAACTTCAGTCAGAGGTAATGGAACAGCGCAACATCCATCTCCAGAAAAAATATCAGATGATTCGTGAGAACGAAGTTCGCTATGAAACTCAGAACTGCGAAGACGCTGATTACATCATCGTTTCCTTCGGAAGTGCAGCGCGTATTGCAGAAAAAGCTATCGAAAACGCCCGTGCAGAAGGTATCAAGGTCGGTTTGTTCCGTCCGATTACCGTATGGCCGTTCCCGACAAAGGAAATTGCTGCGATGGCACACGGAAAGAAGGGTGTGCTCGTTGCTGAAATCAATGCCGGACAGATGGTGGAGGACGTGCGTCTTGCCATCAACGGTGAAGTACCTGTTGAGCATTTTGGTCGTCTGGGCGGTATGGTGCCAGACCCCGAAGAGATTGTTAATGCATTGAAAACTAAATTGATGAAGTAAAGATGGAAGAGAACAAAATCATAGCACCGGAGAATCTGGTGTACAAGAAGCCGACGCTCATGAACGACGTTCCCATGCACTATTGCCCGGGATGCTCACACGGAGTCGTACATAAGTTGGTAGCGGAAGTAATTGAAGAAATGGGCATGGAAGACAAGTCTGTCGGCGTATCGCCGGTAGGATGCTCGGTATTTGCCTATCGTTATATTGACATCGACTGGCAGGAAGCTGCCCACGGTCGTGCTCCCGCTGTTGCTACAGCTATTAAGCGTCTCTGGCCAGACCGCCTCGTGTTTACCTATCAGGGCGATGGTGACCTCGCATGTATCGGTACGGCAGAGTCTATCCACGCACTCAACCGTGGCGAGAACATCGTCATCATCTTCATCAACAATGCCATCTATGGAATGACAGGTGGACAGATGGCTCCGACCACACTGCTCGGACAGAAGACCGCAACTTGTCCTTACGGTCGTCAGGCAGACTTGCACGGATACCCATTGAAGATTACCGAAATGGCAGCACAGATGGAGGGTACATGCTTCGTTACACGCCAGAGCGTGGAGAGCGTAGCTTCTATCCGCAAGGCAAAGAAGGCGCTTCGCAAAGCTTTCGAAGCCTCTATGGCAGGAAAAGGCTCAAGTCTCGTGGAATTTGTAAGCACTTGTAACAGTGGTTGGAAACTTACTCCTGTGAAAGCCAATGAATGGATGAAGGAGAATATGTTCCCCTTCTATGAGAAGAGTGACCTCAAAGACACAACGGGTATGTAATTAAAACAATAAAACTATGAAAAAAGAAATAATTATTTCAGGATTCGGTGGTCAGGGTGTGCTCTCTATGGGTAAGATTCTGGCTTATTCCGGACTGATGGAAGATAAAGAAGTGACATGGATGCCGGCATATGGACCGGAGCAGCGAGGCGGAACTTGCAATGTGACAGTCATCGTGAGTGACGACCGCGTGTCATCGCCCATCCTCAGTAAGTATGATGTAGCCATCGTGCTCAACCAGCCTTCACTTGACAAGTTCGAGTCGAAGGTGAAGCCCGGCGGTGTACTGATTTACGACAGCAACGGTATCATCAATCCTCCTACACGGAAAGATATCGAGGTTTATCGCATCAGCGCAACCGACAAGGCTGTGGAGATGAAGAATACGAAGGTGTTCAACATGATCGTGCTCGGCGGACTGCTGAAAGTCTGCCCTGTAGTGACACTCAACGGTTTGGAGAAAGCGCTCTACAAGACGCTTCCCGAGCGCCATCACGGCTTGATTCCTCTCAATATGGATGCCGTGGCAGAGGGTCAGAAGATTATGGAAAAGCAATAAACTAAGAGGCTTTACATGGAAGGGGCAGTGCTGAAAACGTTTTTAGTACTGCCCCTTTATACCTTATACCTTATTATAAATAACCACTAAGAATTATGATTCTATCTGATATGAAACTGAAGATTTTTGCCTTGCTGTTGTTCGCACTCCCTGCAAGTGCGCAGAAAAAGCCGCTCGACCATACGGTCTATGACAGTTGGCAGAAGGTGGACACAACCATCATTTCCCCCACCGGAAACTATATCGCCTATATCGTCAGTCCGCAAGAGGGCGACGGAAACCTGTCGATTCGTTCGCGTCAGGGAAAGACAATCGAAATTCCACGCGGCTATCGGCTCACGCTTACGCCCGATGAGCAGTATGCCCTTTGTTTGATAAAACCATTCTTTAAAGACACCCGACAGGCGAAGATAAAGAAGAAAAAGGCTTTCGAGATGCCGAAAGATACGTTGGCTGTCATCACGCTCGCTACGGGAGAAGTGAAAAAATATGCCCATGTGTCTTCCTATAAGATAGGTAAGAAAGCATCTGACGGCTTTGCGTTCCTTTCGTCCGACACAGCATTGATTCCGAAAAAGCAACGCGACAAGAAAGATATCGGTCGTCCGCTCATCGTGTGCCGTTTCTCAACGGAAGATAGAGATACCTTCAAGCATGTGGCGAACTATGCATTTGATAAGTATGGAAAGACTTTGGCACTGATGACACAACCGAAGAAAGACAGTTCGGCGGTGGTTGTTGTTGACATGAAGAGCCGTCACGTGAATACACTGAAAGACAATTATCGTTTCCATACACAGCCGGTATTCAATGAGGAGGGAACACAATTGTTGTATCTCGTGGCGAACGATACGCTGAGCTCAGGCTCTAAGCATTGTGAATTATACACATTCTCGCTGCCGAAATCATCAAAGGATTTTATGTCGGCAAAAGCCCGTCGACTGATTTCCCTCTCTGATTTCGGAAATCTGCCTAAGGGATGGGGACTGAATGAGTATAGCACACCTTATTTCAGCCACGACGGGAAGCGCATATTTGCCGGCGTAGCACAAGAACTGGCACCGAAAGACACCACGCTGGTACCTTTCGAGACTGCCGGACTGGATGTGTGGCGATGGGATGCCCCGGAACTGCCTCCAATGATGAATGTGAACCTGAGACGGGATCAGCGCCGTACCAATCTGGCAGTGTATAACGCGTCTTCCAATCAGATGATACCACTCACGCTGTCGAAATATGATCAGATTCGGTTGTTGAACCGTGGTAATACAGGTTATGCCTTGTCGATAGACCAGACCCGGACGGTGGTTGAAACGCAATGGAACGGACAGAACGAGGAGACGCTGTCTCTCGTCAGTCTGGATAATGGCAGCCGTCGGGCAATAGCTACAGGAGCGTTCTCCAGAGCGTCCGCATCACCCGACGGAAAATATATCGTCTGGTTCGACCTGCGTGAACAGCAGTGGATGATTTATGATGTGGCGGCTGGTCATACCAGAAATCTGACAGCAGCATTAGGCGTGAACTTCTGGGACGAGGACGATGACCATCCTTTGATGCCCGATCCTTACGGTATTGCGGGATGGACGAAAGGCGACCGTGAAGTGATGGTTTACGACCGCTATGATATTTGGAAGATTCCCGCTAACGGAAAGGGAAAGGCTGTTTGTCTGACCGCCGGTGAAGGACGAAAGACCAATCGCGTATTCCGTTATGAAAATAAGAAATATGACGAGGAGGCACGCTTCATTGCTCCGTCTGAGAATATGTTGTTGAGAGTGTTCGACCGCACGACCAAGGAGAATGGCTATGCGATGGTCAATGCCGCCACCGCAGCCGTACCACGGATGCTGACACTTGACGGACATACTTATTCGCAAGTGCGTCGTGCCGAGAAGGCTGATGCCTATATCTATTGCAAAGGCAATTTTGAAAAGCCGATGGATGTGTATGAGACGACCGACCGCTTTGCTACTCAGGAGAAGCTGACAGCCATCAATCCGCAGCAGAAAGACTATAACTGGGGAACGGCGGAGTTGTATCATTGGACCGCCTATGACGGAACTCCTTTGGAGGGCATCTTGTATAAGCCCGAGGATTTTGACCCGAACAAGAAATATCCGGTGATGATTTATTTCTATGAACGGCGTTCGGAAAGTCTGTATAGTTACGTGGCGCCGCAGCCAAGCTGGTCAACGGTCAACCTCGCGTTCTATTGCAGCCGTGGCTATATCGTGTTCGTACCCGATATCCTGTATAAGAAAGACGGTCTTCCCGGCGAGGCTGCCTACAACTGTATCTGCAGTGGCGCGGAGTCGCTCAAGAACCAATATTCTTGGATTGATGGCGACAATATGGCAATACAAGGGCAGTCGTGGGGTGGCTATCAGGTGGCTTACCTCATCACGCGTACCAATATGTTCAAGGCAGCGGGTGCCGGCGCTCCGGTTTCGAACATGACCAGTGCTTATGGCGGTATCCGTTGGGAGAGTGGTATGAGTCGGCAGTTCCAGTATGAGCAGACACAAAGCCGCATCGGAAAGAACCTCTGGGAAGCGCCAGACCTTTACCTGCGCAATTCCTGCTTGTTCACCCTGCCCAATGTGCAGACACCGGTGCTGATTATGCATAATGATGCCGACGGTGCCGTGCCTTGGTATCAGGGAATAGAGATGTTCATGGGACTCCGACGGTTGGGTAAGCCGGCGTGGATGCTTCAATACAACAACGAGGCTCATAACCTGAAGGAGCGTCGCAATCGCAAGGACCTTTCCGTTCGTCTGCAGCAGTTCTTCGACCATTATCTGAAAGGAGCTCCGTGCCCGGCATGGATGAAGGATGGTATTCCGTCGCTCCGCAAAGGACAGTATTTCGGTTTTGAAGAGGCTTCAGAGTAAGTTTCACGAAGATAATCAAGAAAGAGCGGTGCTTCTCATGTTTGAGGAGCACCGCTCTTTTGTTTTTCAGGAGCGAGTGGCTTTTCAGATTTCGATGCGTTCTATGCCGCCATAGTCGGTCAGGTGATTGAAGCAACTGTCCTTGGGAAACAGTCCGCCGTAGATGCCGGCGCAGATGAGCACGCCTCCATGGGCAAAGATGGCTACGCGTCTGAAAGGCTGCCGCTTGAGTTCGTCGAGGAACTGGCTCACTCGTTGATATATCATCGGAAAACTTTCTCCGTGCGGAGTGGGCAGATGGAGGTAGTCCTTGTACCATTCCTGGATGTACGGGTCGGTGATTTCCTCATACTTCTGCATCTCCCAATCGCCCATGTTCATCTCTTTCAGGCGGTCGTCGAGCCTGGCATCCGGATAGCCACAGAAGTCAGCCAACTTGCGTGCACGACTCAGTGGTGAGGAGAATACGGCGTCGAAAGTGCCGAACGTCTCCAACTGCCGTTTCGTGGCAAGGGCTTCGGTTTCAAATGTGTCGGCTAACGGCACGTCGCTCCAGCCGTAGCAGGTGCCTTTTTCTACCCCTACACGGGTATGTCTGATGAGTATGATTTCCATGTTCGTGAAGAGATTTATCCTTGAAAACTGACCGTTGCGACAACGATGTAAAACGTCAGCTCAATCAGCAGGCACAATGCGCCGCAGCAGTCGCCCGTATATCCGCGCAGCCGGTGCCAGATGAGCAGGTAGAGTCCGTACATTGTCAGGCAGGGGATGAAGATGATATATTCCCATCGGATATCGGCTCCGAAGCTATACATGAAAGGAACGAGTGGCAGCAAGCCCTGAAAAGCCAGTACGATGGCTGAAGAGAGCGTGATTTTTCGATAGACGACGTTTGCTTTTGCGCTTTCTTCCGTCCGTGCATAGGGCATCATCTGCACAATCTGTCCGGCAACCATCTTGGCGAACGGGTCGGCAGCAAGGATGGTCAGGGCTGCCATCTTCGGCGACAGGCTGACAAGTGCCGTGAAGAGCAGGGCGAAATATACGATGAGTCCGATGACCCCGTAAGTCCCGATGTGGGAGTCTTTCATGATGTCGAGGATGCGTTGTCGGTCCTTTCCTCCGCCGAAGCCGTCGCAGAAATCTGCCAGTCCGTCTTCGTGCAGGGCGCCCGTCAGCAGCAGTCGCAGCAGGATGGTGAGCAAAACGGCGATAGGATAGGGGAACAGCATACTGCCGAAATAGAGGGTCGCAGCCATGGCACCGCCCGTGAGCCAGCCCACCAGTGGCCAGAACTCCACGACAGCCTTATAACTGTCTTTGGGCGGTTGGTAGATGCGCCAAAGGGGAAGTCGCGTGAAAAACAGCAATGCTGCCCAGGCGTT from the Prevotella sp. Rep29 genome contains:
- a CDS encoding GYF domain-containing protein → MKYYIAVNNERQGPFTTEELAQKGITADTLVWTENMVDWQPAGSLDELRPFIRQAQAVPSQVSAPKKKKKSGCMITLLIALIVLALAVGAAALTNPSKETHQKELSGILSEAIKETLKTKNTSGFELDAVYDKVVPRIIENVSNELLDYNNYFVFSTCNLKTDENKRATIGAFGKVYTADKDEVKKVLMDALKNMESLGENLSNFGV
- the ffh gene encoding signal recognition particle protein, producing the protein MFENLSDRLERSFKILKGEGKITEINVAETLKDVRRALVDADVNYKVARDFTDRVKEKALGMNVLTAVKPGQLMVKLVHDELAQLMGGEAVGLKLENRPAIILMSGLQGSGKTTFSGKLANMLKTKQHKKPMLVACDVYRPAAIEQLKVVAAQIDVPVYSEEGNKNVVEIAQHAIQEAKAKANDIVIIDTAGRLAIDEEMMNEIETLKKAVNPDETLFVVDSMTGQDAVNTAKEFNNRLDFDGVILTKLDGDTRGGAALSIRTVVTKPIKFVGTGEKMEAIDVFHPERMADRILGMGDIVSLVERAQEQYDEEEAKRLEKKIKKNQFDFEDFLKQIQQIKKMGSLKDLAAMIPGVGKSIKDLDIDDNAFKGIEAIIQSMTPHERSHPEVLNQSRKMRIAKGSGTDIQEVNRLIKQFDQTRKMMKMVAGGSKMNMMKNMMNMKGGMPRM
- the folD gene encoding bifunctional methylenetetrahydrofolate dehydrogenase/methenyltetrahydrofolate cyclohydrolase FolD gives rise to the protein MELIDGKATAAAIKAEISEEVNNIVAAGGKRPHLAAILVGHDGGSESYMKNKVIACEACGFKSSLIRFEEDVTEDELLAKVNELNEDDDVDGFIVQLPLPKHIDEQKVIMAIDYRKDVDGFHPVNVGRMAIGLPCFISATPLGIITLLKRWGIETSGKKCVILGRSNIVGKPMAQLMMQKNYGDATVTVCHSHSKTLKEECRQADIIIAAIGQPDFVTADMVKEGAVVIDVGTTRVPDATRKSGFRLNGDVKFDEVAEKCSYITPVPGGVGPMTICSLMKNTLAAGRKEFYG
- a CDS encoding tetratricopeptide repeat protein, translated to MTAEEYYIKGNEYRQKGNYQEALNHYRAAIELDADSPAVHAKEMLESIMNYYCKDFYNP
- a CDS encoding ferredoxin family protein — protein: MSKIKGAIVVNTDRCKGCSLCVVACPQDVIALANKVNVHGYPYVEPVKQEACVGCASCAIVCPDGCITVYRKKMED
- a CDS encoding 3-methyl-2-oxobutanoate dehydrogenase subunit VorB, translated to MAEQEVKLMKGNEAIAHAAIRCGCDGYFGYPITPQSEVLETLAELKPWETTGMVVLQAESETSSINMIYGAAGAGKRAFTSSSSPGIALMQEGIAYMAGAELPGVFVNVQRGGPGLGTIQPSQGDYFQATRGGGNGDYYVITLCPNSVQEMADFMDLAFELAFKYRNPAMILSDGVIGQMMEKVILPPQKPRRTEEEIKKECPWATFGRTKDREPNIITSLELQSEVMEQRNIHLQKKYQMIRENEVRYETQNCEDADYIIVSFGSAARIAEKAIENARAEGIKVGLFRPITVWPFPTKEIAAMAHGKKGVLVAEINAGQMVEDVRLAINGEVPVEHFGRLGGMVPDPEEIVNALKTKLMK
- a CDS encoding thiamine pyrophosphate-dependent enzyme, encoding MEENKIIAPENLVYKKPTLMNDVPMHYCPGCSHGVVHKLVAEVIEEMGMEDKSVGVSPVGCSVFAYRYIDIDWQEAAHGRAPAVATAIKRLWPDRLVFTYQGDGDLACIGTAESIHALNRGENIVIIFINNAIYGMTGGQMAPTTLLGQKTATCPYGRQADLHGYPLKITEMAAQMEGTCFVTRQSVESVASIRKAKKALRKAFEASMAGKGSSLVEFVSTCNSGWKLTPVKANEWMKENMFPFYEKSDLKDTTGM
- a CDS encoding 2-oxoacid:acceptor oxidoreductase family protein, translated to MKKEIIISGFGGQGVLSMGKILAYSGLMEDKEVTWMPAYGPEQRGGTCNVTVIVSDDRVSSPILSKYDVAIVLNQPSLDKFESKVKPGGVLIYDSNGIINPPTRKDIEVYRISATDKAVEMKNTKVFNMIVLGGLLKVCPVVTLNGLEKALYKTLPERHHGLIPLNMDAVAEGQKIMEKQ
- a CDS encoding prolyl oligopeptidase family serine peptidase, with the protein product MILSDMKLKIFALLLFALPASAQKKPLDHTVYDSWQKVDTTIISPTGNYIAYIVSPQEGDGNLSIRSRQGKTIEIPRGYRLTLTPDEQYALCLIKPFFKDTRQAKIKKKKAFEMPKDTLAVITLATGEVKKYAHVSSYKIGKKASDGFAFLSSDTALIPKKQRDKKDIGRPLIVCRFSTEDRDTFKHVANYAFDKYGKTLALMTQPKKDSSAVVVVDMKSRHVNTLKDNYRFHTQPVFNEEGTQLLYLVANDTLSSGSKHCELYTFSLPKSSKDFMSAKARRLISLSDFGNLPKGWGLNEYSTPYFSHDGKRIFAGVAQELAPKDTTLVPFETAGLDVWRWDAPELPPMMNVNLRRDQRRTNLAVYNASSNQMIPLTLSKYDQIRLLNRGNTGYALSIDQTRTVVETQWNGQNEETLSLVSLDNGSRRAIATGAFSRASASPDGKYIVWFDLREQQWMIYDVAAGHTRNLTAALGVNFWDEDDDHPLMPDPYGIAGWTKGDREVMVYDRYDIWKIPANGKGKAVCLTAGEGRKTNRVFRYENKKYDEEARFIAPSENMLLRVFDRTTKENGYAMVNAATAAVPRMLTLDGHTYSQVRRAEKADAYIYCKGNFEKPMDVYETTDRFATQEKLTAINPQQKDYNWGTAELYHWTAYDGTPLEGILYKPEDFDPNKKYPVMIYFYERRSESLYSYVAPQPSWSTVNLAFYCSRGYIVFVPDILYKKDGLPGEAAYNCICSGAESLKNQYSWIDGDNMAIQGQSWGGYQVAYLITRTNMFKAAGAGAPVSNMTSAYGGIRWESGMSRQFQYEQTQSRIGKNLWEAPDLYLRNSCLFTLPNVQTPVLIMHNDADGAVPWYQGIEMFMGLRRLGKPAWMLQYNNEAHNLKERRNRKDLSVRLQQFFDHYLKGAPCPAWMKDGIPSLRKGQYFGFEEASE
- the cobC gene encoding alpha-ribazole phosphatase; this translates as MEIILIRHTRVGVEKGTCYGWSDVPLADTFETEALATKRQLETFGTFDAVFSSPLSRARKLADFCGYPDARLDDRLKEMNMGDWEMQKYEEITDPYIQEWYKDYLHLPTPHGESFPMIYQRVSQFLDELKRQPFRRVAIFAHGGVLICAGIYGGLFPKDSCFNHLTDYGGIERIEI
- the cobS gene encoding adenosylcobinamide-GDP ribazoletransferase → MRISLNTSKWWQNAWAALLFFTRLPLWRIYQPPKDSYKAVVEFWPLVGWLTGGAMAATLYFGSMLFPYPIAVLLTILLRLLLTGALHEDGLADFCDGFGGGKDRQRILDIMKDSHIGTYGVIGLIVYFALLFTALVSLSPKMAALTILAADPFAKMVAGQIVQMMPYARTEESAKANVVYRKITLSSAIVLAFQGLLPLVPFMYSFGADIRWEYIIFIPCLTMYGLYLLIWHRLRGYTGDCCGALCLLIELTFYIVVATVSFQG